The window TATTACATGTATCTGTTTTTTGTCTTGTACTGTAACTGACATGATCTTTATAATGTGTTACAGGGTGAAATGGAATTTTTAGCACGACTCAAGTCACTAGATGCAGGAATAAATCACTATGAAGATCCACGTTTGCGAGAAAAAGCTCTCAGTCTTATTCCAGTTTCCGAACTAAAGCAGAGAGCAAAGGAAGCTAGTGAAAGAAGCTTCAAAGACGGACAGGATGGAGTGGATGAAAAGGATTGTTTGTTGTTAGAAATTCTTGCATGGTTTGGTATGTCCAGATGTTTCATTAAtgaacttaaggacggtgcctactattgttattgcgcatacgttctgcgcatctcgagatacccaagtttcctattggtgatgctcactaatacagggatgtttttgcgtggtttaaaactatccggataaagtagatcttagtaagtagtcttggtatccaaaaagaaaagtgaggccgggtaaccatgcatttttgagagataattaagcttcttataagtagtttttttgaaacacatttcagaataaaaactagcgataaaaaacgacgtttcgatctctctgagatcattttcaagtagtaAAAGAAGCGAATAAAATCTGCATATATAAGTACAAATTAAGACGTGAGAATGtccaaagataaaatatgtaaatacaagcgctaaaatgtaagtgttaaaatattaaaatactatATACCGGTAAATAACTTGCACGGATTAAATCTACATGACTGTTGGTTAAAACGCTAAAGCGTGAGTGTTAAGATACCAAAACGCTATAAAGAACTATATAAATAACTTCGCACGGATTGAATCTGACTGTTTGTTCAAAGTTGGTTTAAGCTCctttataaaaagcatttcgtagATGAGGCAATCGAATTTACTTTCGCActttctcaagatcttaaagtcacgatATATGTCACTCGGGACTGTTCCATGTTGCTCTTTAATGTGATTCCCGATTGAAGACGATCCTTTCATGTGTTCCTCGACGCGCTGATAGAGGTGTCGGCACGTATACCCGACATAGTTTGCATCGCACAAACCACACTTGTAATGGTAAACAACGCGTTGCTGGTTTATGATAGGCGGCTTCTTTTCTTTCGGTTTGATATGGTGTCCAATCTTACGGCTTGTATACACGGCGTGAATATCAATTCCAATTTTTCGGCCCAGTTCCCCAAGTTGCCTTCGCGCTGAATTAGCCACGTCGATGTTAGATACAAGAAGTCATTGCTAAAAACAATGCTGGATCGTGCCTTTAAATTGTCATCTACCTGGAAACTGTTCCACCTGGAATGTGACCGTCTCACACAAACGTTCTCCCGACTTCAGTACCCAGCCCAACTTCTGCAATCGACCATCAGTAATTTTGTCACCAAGAAAGTTTCCGACGAGGCAATTTCCACACGAGCATGTAACGTGAATGAAGCGCCTGTCAGAATAGTGTTACCTTTCAAAGATCAGAGATCGGCTAATTCAGCGCGAAGGCAACTTGGGGAACTGGGCCGAAAAATTGGAATTGATATTCACGCCGTGTATACAAGCCGTAAGATTGGACACCACATCAAACCGAAAGAAAAGAAGCCGCCTATCATAAACCAGCAACGCGTTGTTTACCATTACAAGTGTGGTTTGTGCGATGCAAACTATGTCGGGTATACGTGCCGACACCTCTATCAGCGCGTCGAGGAACACATGAAAGGATCGTCTTCAATCGGGAATCACATTAAAGAGCAACATGGAACAGTCTCGAGTGACATATatcgtgactttaagatcttgagaaagTGCGAAAGTAAATTCGATTGCCTCATctacgaaatgctttttataaagGAGCTTAAACCAACTTTGAACAAACAGTCAGATTCAATCCGTGCGAAGTTATTTATATAGTTCTTTATAGCGTTTTGGTATCTTAACACTCACACTTTAGCGTTTTAACCAACAGTCATGTAGATTTAATCCGTGCAAGTTATTTACCGGTATatagtattttaatattttaacacttacattttagcgcttgtatttacatattttatctttggaCATTCTCACGTCTTAATTTGTACTTATATATGCAGATTTTATTCGCTTCTTTtactacttgaaaatgatctcagagagatcgaaacgtcgttttttatcgctagtttttattctgtaattaagcttcaatttgagaaagaatgccatacattgctttgtatcagaaacccataaggccgggttgaaacgtgtaacggccccttgtgtgctgggaaacaagcttctgaatattcaatttgctaagtaccatatttggaacaacaagagcgaggggtttccaaatatggtacttagcactgaaacattcaaccaatcagttcgcactgaatattcggaagctgtggaCGCACATTACAcatttcaactcttatgggtttctgtttgtattttaaagctctttacaaatattatttgtgaatcatctttgaaaaattcgtggttacccccaattttctttctggatttcaataacacttgttaagatctacatttcctgcataatcacacaccgggacaaaaatatctttaattagtagaacctcaatttgaagaagaaaatatTACTTGATGCTCAGGCCTCTCTCCGTATTAAAGGCTTGGTTGCTAAATTGTTTTCTGAGTGTGCACTTCATATTAAATATTTTCGTACTTGATGTTAAGGGGGCACTGTCATGGTACGTTTGCAGGCTCAAAACAGAAATGTGCTCCTTGACTCACTAGAAATGACATTCTTTACAAGCCAACGTTGTTCAGTTTCAATCCTTCTCTATCCTCGGCTTCGTGAGCTGTAGGTGTCAAAAAAATGAATTTGCTGcatctaaaaataataataatgttcttGTAAACAAAACTTTAGCATACATTAGTTTTTTATTTCCCTTGATTTAAAAGCATTTTGAACCCTGAGCTTGCTCGACcagatcatgatgatgatgattgaaCCCTTAACCAGAATACAATGTACACTGTATCATTCAAAATCAAACCAACGATTAACAATTAtaggtaattttaaatacatgtatggtTTCTTTGGGAAGAAAACAAGGCATTTCCATCTCTGTAATAATTCAGGGAAAAGGTTGTGAAAACTTCATAGTTAAAGCTCACACAACAAACTTGTCTGTTTTCTGTTTAGGTGCCGTTTGTTTTTTCAAGCTTTCCCacaataatttgttttttctttaaatttgaaCATCAAAGTCTGGGGTGTACAGTACCTTATATCACAGTTGTGGCTTATACTCAGGCTTTTACGTAATAAAGAACGTTTTTATCTTGCTGGTGTATATTAATTGTTTGTGTGCATGTTTGGTTAAATTTATGGTGTTGCCATGATAGTACAAGAGTATTTGTGTACTGGATTCGCTTGCTGGTAGCAATATTGGTCattaaaattaaagttaaaCCATGTTCAACAAAGAACTTAAAAATATTGTGTGATGTCAGAAGAAGTTCTGGAATGGTTGTTGTCGGCTTACTGCTGTAGGCTTGGGAGTAtaaaattttcctttgatttttatGTGCAAAATTTAATGTTCTTTGCCTTCAGGGTCATTTTTTCACTGGATGGACAAACCAGTGTGCTCAAATTGTGGCACAAAAACTGAATCAAATGGGTCCACACAACCAACAGAGGAAGAAAGGAGATGGGAAGTAGGCAGAGTTGAAGCATTTAAATGTCCAAACTGTGGAAAAGACGAGAGATTCCCTAGGTTTAATCATCCCGAAAAACTGCTTGGTAAGATGAAGGATATTTTGTTGTGTGCATGTTTTTACTCCAGTCTTGTATGTACCAACTGATCAAATAcaacatactgtacatgtagatgcCACTTACGTTTATGTTCAATAATATTTCGTCATTCTATTGCAAACTTAAGAATAAGTATATGACTTGAAAACAATTTAAGGAAATTCAGAGGGCAACTGTAATATTTCACATAATttaagaatgaagaaatgagatTATAATACATTATTTGACAAAAGAGAGAAGTGGTCAATGCAATATTGGTCTTATAAATAAGGTACAATTGGACTAATCATTAGAAATTAGCAGTAATCAACCTGATTAGTGAGTGTTTCCTTACTCGGAACTGATCAGCTCAGACGATCACCACAAACCGTATAATATTTATCAAGTCGTTAATAATAATTCGATCTAAAAGAAATACATATATAATTCGAAATCAGGACAACtcaaataaaatcttaaatctCTTAGCAAATTCAGAAAACGTGATTGGAAACGTACTTCTGTGTCGGGTCGTTAAAACGGTCTCACTCTACAGGTTAGCAGGTTCAGGTAAGCGGATTTTTAAATAGACTATGAAACCAACTTCTCTCTACTTTCGATTCTTCTGGACAACTGGTTCAAaactacagtaccgctcaaaagtaagttaccaccctcgGGCACCCTACAGGAATCGCGTCGCGCGCTACGCGAATCGCATCGCGCGCGATGGTAAGAAATCTGTAAGTGCAGTGGCTTGACGCTCGCGCGCGATTTTAATTgtccttttgtttcaaattttaaccgTGGAAGGTGTTTGTGAAAGGCcgatttttgaagaaaatatgcCTATGATAAATTGCAGTATCTTCTTATGTAAAAATGTGGCAATTTCCGAGCACATTTCATTGTTTACAAAGCTTCGTTCGCCGATCGGCAAACCATGAATCAAGCGCTTTTGTAAGGGCTTTTGTAAGGAAAGTAAGTTCTCGTATTATTTACGCGTTTTAAGATAAGAATAATAATCCTTGGTTTGTGTTTCCTTTTGGAGACTCGTTCTGAAAATTTTAAACGCAAATTTTAACCCGATGGTCAAAGAATGAAACGCTTCAGATAATTACTGCCTTATCGAGTGCGAACTTAAGATTGTGGACGCTAACAGCACTGCTGACTGTAGCTATAAATAATCATCATATAGTTGTTAATTGTAGAAAGGATGTTTTGGAATAAAGTTAATTGTAGTTTTATTCtgtgtaattattatttgtttctgttaATGTTCGTGTGTGAGCGTCGAGAACAAATTCATCCTTTCATTGCGCATGAAGTTTCGTTTTCAATGTTTGCGGATATTTAAAGAATGTATGTTTCAAATTTCACACTTCAAAAGGTTTGAAGGTGGCAAGAAATTTTAGCAACGCACAATGGACATTGTTTTTGTGAGGATTTTTCCACCAAGTGGACGATGTTTCAACGAAATCGTCGCTTATTGGGtttgacaaaacactgacccccggtcaactgacccccttactgacccccctactgacccactataaaatcaatgggaaaatgaatactgcttatacttaagcctcaacaaccctttttaaacggcattgttcaacagtatttaagtctaagcacccattttaaaaaggttagttttcgattattgttgtgatggccgattacttcatgtaagctaaccttttaaaatgggtgcttaaatactgttgaacaatgctgtttaaaaagggttgttgaggcttaagtaagcagtattcattttcccattgattttatagggggtcagttgaccgggggtcagtgttttgtcgaaaccctcGCTTATTCGTGTATGAGTTTTAGAAACACCCTGTATGAAGAATTTATATTTTCCATCGGAATTTTCGTTTGTAAACTAGACGCATGTTTTTGTTGACGCTTAAACGTCGTCTCCTTACGGCAATTTCGACGtggattttttttattgatattGTGACAGTCTATCGCTAATTtccaaacaaatgaagaaaatcagaCCCACACATGATCGACGATCGATTTAAGGTGTGGAAAAGAAACTTGCATGGATCGATTTGAAGTCAACTCCACGCAGAAGATCGCCGAATTTTTTCCACCAAATGGTCGATGTTTCAACAAAATCATCGCTTGTTCGCAtgtgaagaatttatttttcatcggaatTTCCGCTTGTAAACCAGATGCATGTTTACTGTAGCTTAAACGTCGCCTCCAATTCGCAAATTCGCAGTTTGCAATTTAGACAATTCCCTTAcaatttaacaaatcaaaaatcgCCTTCGCTTATACTTACGCAACTGCAGAGATAATTTATACGCGAAATTGATTGATTTCGCGTAACACATTAGTTCCTAATATATGCCAGAAATTTACGCATCGATTATTCTCGCGCTACGCGAATCGCTCCGCGCGCAACAGGAATCGCGTCGCGCAGGAAACGCGACGCgaggtggtaacttacttttgagcggtactgtaagcTAACAATTTTAGGTCAATGTACGGAATAAGTGTCAATCATGAATCGTCTAATCAAAATAAATCTGCAACGCCTATTTATTAAATGAAACAGTGAGGTTTGTCcgattcctgttttgtcatcaacgcggcatttgaaagtagttgCACATTTTGGGAGAATCTTTTCGTACCCTGGTACTTTTCCCACCACCATTTCCACATAACACACTATCAAACAGTGTCATTCTCTATAGCACCCACTCAGAAGATttgtctcccccccccccccctccctccctagATCACACTTGCTTTTGCTAACGAATGTGGTGGCAGGTCAAACTTGCCATTTCAACCGGCAAATAggacccggttgttcgaaagccgattaagttaatccaggattagtgtaaatgtttgtttcatgttttcaactttttggtgaaagcttattttgcttatttttgtttttcaagattgactttttCTAATGTAAActtttgctgaatatcagcatCGAAGAGCATTTgtgagtagagaaataaactccttggttaatttttaatctgggattagcgttaattggcttttaaacaactgggcccaggaaAATAGGGAAATATTAACAGTCTTCTGTCCTTTGTATTTTTATCAAGAGACCCGTTGTGGCAGATGTGGTGAAATTGCAAACTGCAAAGCGCTGGTTCTTAGAGCCATGGGATTTGAAGTGCGTCATGTTACAGACTGGACTGACCATGTGTGGGTTGAAGTTTACTCAGAGTCACAACAGAGATGGATTCACTGTGATGGAGGCAAATGTGATGAAAATGAGTTGTATGAGCGTTGGTGGGGAAAGAAGTTGACTTACATCATTGCATTCTCTAAAGAACAGGTACAGTTTTACATAGTGACCTGCTTTCTTGCATAAAGGTAATTTTGTATTCTCTGAATTGTATATGATTTGTCACCTGATTATAAACTCCTAATTGAAAAATACCGGTAGgcctccttggttaatttttaatctggggttagtgttaatcggcttttgaacaaccgggccctggtctccagtgatgagtaaaatcgcctggcattagaaagagtaaaatctatagtTGTCACTCTCAGGAGGGAAAAGGTTCAAAaaagcaggggtggcgcagtggtgagagcactcatctcccaccaatgtggcccggattcAATTCCCAGATGCAGTGTCTtattgtgggttgagtttaaaggttctcttctctgctccgagaggttttgtccggttactccggttttccctctcctcaaaaaccaatatgatttgttATGTATtaattgatttcatttgtgcacgaccccacaagttaatcagctttaaacattatcgtgtgaaaaGTTCTACTATTAAAGATGTACAGCGAGTTTTGTAAGCAGCTTTAGGCTGCATTCAATAGActgtattccagaataggaatacatggaaatAGAAGTGAGAAATCCTTTGCTTTTATTGAGATTCAcagtaaaattgtcaaacacctgctacaatgctattttaaacatatttttattatccttgttgcttcaaaacactATACATTCCATTTTAAATTATCACTTCACACACTATTATTCCGGAACAGGGTCAATCGAATGAAACCTCTTTGGAAATATTGATAAAAGAATAAGATATCTCTTAGGTATAGAAGTCAAAAGTTACATTTTTGTATCATAATTTTCACACATTATATTCGCAACCCGTGTGTGTATGTGTGAGAACACAAATTGTGTTTGAGTGGCGTTGTTTCTCTAATTCTGTTTTTCCAGGTAGTAGATGTTACATGGAGATATTCTGTAAAACAGAAAGAAGTTGCTCAGAGAAGGTTATTGGTTCGTGAAGAATGGTTGTCAAAAACATTACAATCTTTTAATGACTGGGTAAGTTCCGCTCTCTTGACAGTTCACACTGCTACATTTAATGTCAGGTACATATGGGGCTTAATTTTCAACTTCAATGACACACACCCAGATGTTTTGCTTCTTACTAGTCTGCTGGTGTCTGTCACCTGGGACTACAGTACCTACCTGACCCTGTGCGGCATGACTATTCCAGGGATAGGGGGTGAGGGGTAGATTTTGGTTATGCTCAGGCTGTGTGGTTAAGGCCTGGATTGCCTCCCAGTTATGTGTGAGAAGTGGAGTTTTTGGATTTCTCATGGAGTTTATTAGTTTTAATTAAGTGGTTCAGCTTGCTCTCagtaatataaataattattatactattGCAACGTCAAGATATTTTATACCATCTTGTAAGATTACTGATGCATGTATCCGTTCAATGGCCTGAACTTTTGATAAAGCTGAACATTTCCTTATCTTGTGGATGGCCTGATTGAGGACTAGCTTCAAGTGTGTATCCTGTGTAGACAACCAGAATGTGTCTGTATTCGTAacctaatttacaatgtttgaaatattttaagaATTGCTAACAACTTACAACTGTTGTTACATTAACCgactgactcctgggagtgagtcTTGACAGGCTTTACTCCAACGCCAGACGATGTTACTCGTCAATTGGTGTCCTGAGTAGTGAATAGGTTAACTCATGACAAATACACTAAAGATTCATGTATAAGCCGCAActttttgcttaagttttgGACCAACAACCgcaggtgcggcttatacatgagaccattgctttcagagggagtaaaACTGGCTTGCAGGGGCTACCAACTTTTTTTTACAAGAGTGCTTGTAAAGTTGGgtgtgcggcttatacatgagTCTTTACAGTAAACTGATTAAAATTCCATTTCTTACAGCGCCAGCAAAGTCTTCCCCTTGAGCGAAAGAAAGCCCTTTGGGAAAGGTCAGCAAGAGAACTGGCTGAATTCTTTCCAGTTTATCAAGGAAAACTGTTGGGAACTGCTGCATGGCGAAGAATGATTGGAAAACCCGAATCAGTGGTattgaattttttgtttgaatagGACTACATTGAtaacaatattgttttgtttctccATCCTGAGTGTCCTGTGATGAACAAATATTACACCCAGAGGGTGGGGAAGCAAGCCAGTGGTCAATGTATGCTGTTTTGGGCTACGGGGCAGACTTATCATAACCCTACTGACTTGTAATGTAATGCTGGTGCGCCTGTGTCATGGAATAATTCAATAGCATACCGTCGAAGGGGTCGAAGTACCTGTCCAGTACTATTTCTCGAAGCAAACGTGCTACCAATAACTTTTCTTTATTATGAATCTGTATCAACTTTAATGTATGATATTAAGAAAACGTCTAATATTCACTCATACAATACACGATCGTCTACATCTGTAAAATTCTTTGTTAAA of the Montipora foliosa isolate CH-2021 chromosome 14, ASM3666993v2, whole genome shotgun sequence genome contains:
- the LOC137985506 gene encoding peptide-N(4)-(N-acetyl-beta-glucosaminyl)asparagine amidase-like, producing MALGLLQYYQLEGEMEFLARLKSLDAGINHYEDPRLREKALSLIPVSELKQRAKEASERSFKDGQDGVDEKDCLLLEILAWFGSFFHWMDKPVCSNCGTKTESNGSTQPTEEERRWEVGRVEAFKCPNCGKDERFPRFNHPEKLLETRCGRCGEIANCKALVLRAMGFEVRHVTDWTDHVWVEVYSESQQRWIHCDGGKCDENELYERWWGKKLTYIIAFSKEQVVDVTWRYSVKQKEVAQRRLLVREEWLSKTLQSFNDWRQQSLPLERKKALWERSARELAEFFPVYQGKLLGTAAWRRMIGKPESVHEPYTFLPTEEEVRIKCFRLSYCCARDKYFRGSNRETLLDGWTSGAAAVKSMYRNYEHDWTPVMAYILQEGVEENDTLSLQKGNAYLARLSCSPTGLVAWQVDFSSSGLVIDSVTTKALVITSGTGQVDWTLEGGDDIAEQLDFANAQETVTTSVLSGSKTLKLTATLSGGKGDVAWQQAQLFSQPIDSENIAFDLTVILRDP
- the LOC137985428 gene encoding uncharacterized protein; translation: MVNNALLVYDRRLLFFRHVDVRYKKSLLKTMLDRAFKLSSTWKLFHLECDRLTQTFSRLQYPAQLLQSTISNFVTKKVSDEAISTRACNVNEAPVRIVLPFKDQRSANSARRQLGELGRKIGIDIHAVYTSRKIGHHIKPKEKKPPIINQQRVVYHYKCGLCDANYVGYTCRHLYQRVEEHMKGSSSIGNHIKEQHGTVSSDIYRDFKILRKCESKFDCLIYEMLFIKELKPTLNKQSDSIRAKLFI